The following proteins are encoded in a genomic region of Nicotiana sylvestris chromosome 4, ASM39365v2, whole genome shotgun sequence:
- the LOC138889872 gene encoding uncharacterized protein, protein MAPSGASSSEDPNWTEALRSSKGQGETSERESTGTSSSINLQKERARPAPAPNEVASPAPVVPFPYQEDEIIGGDSVESIQQRPLSLRRKTPPSAEVIHHTTGPN, encoded by the coding sequence ATGGCTCCTTCGGGCGCATCAAGCTCTGAAGATCCAAACTGGACGGAAGCCCTGAGATCTTCTAAAGGGCAGGGAGAGACTTCAGAAAGGGAAAGCACAGGCACATCGTCGTCCATCAACCTACAAAAAGAAAGAGCACGTCCGGCGCCTGCCCCAAATGAAGTAGCTTCCCCTGCCCCTGTCGTCCCCTTTCCATATCAAGAAGATGAGATCATAGGGGGCGACAGTGTAGAAAGCATCCAACAGCGGCCTTTGAGTTTGAGGAGAAAAACCCCTCCTTCTGCCGAGGTCATACATCATACAACAGGCCCGAATTGA